A single region of the Pararge aegeria chromosome 18, ilParAegt1.1, whole genome shotgun sequence genome encodes:
- the LOC120631699 gene encoding UDP-glucuronosyltransferase 2C1 has translation MVTMGGTKSHKIPFLELARGLIMRNHNITLISPFSPDFHIEGLEEIVPEGLNSFVRGYMTLDLVGARMRGEEPLPYKDIIRYGYEACEAFLSDYETRSFLRSGRSYDLIILDGAYPECALGLVYRMKVPFMYINTVGFYAGPTSISGSPAPYSVTPIFAKAFTDNMGFVDRALNAFWHLGAMLGHRISVTILQGVLRKHFGPQIPHVYDMGKNVSFILQNGHYSVSYPRPFLPNVAEVACIHCKESKKLNSDLEEWISGAGEAGFVYVSMGSSVKTNKMPLSAHRLFVDALGRLPQRVLWKQDGVQNLTDIPSNIRLYNWLPQQDLLGHPKIKVFITHGGLLSMFETVYHAVPIISIPVFCDHDSNAAKAELDGYAKKLDLQYLTSDKLYKAIKEVINEPKYKLQVKNRQVLLRDQKETPLERAIYWTEYVMRHKGAYHLLSPAKDLNFFQYYMLDVAVTFLIILLTIYALITYMVRLSFKWLIDYVQSKRMDNLIDKSSNLLNRSTKLIDRSSSTKKKKL, from the exons ATGGTCACGATGGGTGGCACCAAGTCACACAAGATACCATTCCTGGAGCTGGCGAGGGGTCTCATTATGAG gAACCACAATATCACACTTATCAGCCCGTTCTCCCCCGACTTCCACATCGAGGGCTTGGAGGAGATCGTCCCAGAAGGCCTGAATTCCTTCGTGCGCGGCTACATGACCTTAGACCTGGTCGGGGCCAGGATGAGGGGAGAAGAGCCGCTTCCTTATAAAGATATCATTAGATACGGTTATGAG GCATGTGAGGCCTTCCTCAGCGATTACGAGACGAGGTCCTTTTTAAGGTCCGGAAGGAGTTACGATCTGATCATTTTGGATGGTGCCTATCCGGAATGCGCTTTGGGCCTGGTCTACCGGATGAAGGTGCCGTTCATGTACATTAACACCGTGGGCTTTTACGCTGGCCCAACGAGCATATCCGGCAGTCCAGCGCCTTACTCCGTCACACCGATCTTCGCCAAAGCTTTCACCGACAACATGGGATTTGTTGACAGAGCGTTGAACGCCTTTTGGCACCTCGGAGCAATGCTGGGGCATAGAATAAGCGTGACCATACTGCAAGGGGTGCTGAGGAAGCATTTCGGTCCGCAAATTCCGCACGTGTACGACATGGGGAAGAACGTCAGCTTTATTCTCCAGAATGGGCACTATTCGGTGTCCTACCCGAGACCGTTTCTGCCAAATGTTGCTGAAGTAGCGTGCATTCATTGCAAAGAATCTAAGAAGTTGAATTCC GATCTGGAAGAATGGATATCTGGGGCCGGAGAAGCGGGTTTTGTTTACGTTTCGATGGGATCTTCAGTTAAAACTAACAAAATGCCTTTATCCGCTCATCGTCTCTTCGTTGATGCCTTAGGAAGATTACCGCAAAGGGTTCTGTGGAAACAAGATGGAGTCCAGAACTTGACTGACATCCCGTCGAATATACGCCTTTATAACTGGTTACCGCAACAGGATTTATTAG GTCACCCCAAAATCAAAGTATTCATCACCCACGGAGGTCTTCTCAGCATGTTTGAAACAGTCTACCACGCAGTCCCGATCATCAGTATACCAGTCTTCTGCGACCACGATTCCAACGCGGCCAAAGCTGAACTAGATGGTTACGCCAAGAAACTCGACCTTCAATATCTAACCTCAGACAAATTGTACAAAGCTATCAAAGAAGTAATAAACGAGCCCAAGTATAAGTTACAAGTTAAAAATAGGCAGGTGCTTTTAAGAGATCAGAAAGAAACTCCTTTAGAAAGGGCTATCTATTGGACCGAGTACGTGATGAGGCATAAAGGAGCTTATCATTTGCTATCGCCGGCTAAGGATTTGAATTTCTTCCAATATTACATGTTGGATGTAGCAGTCACTTTTCTAATTATCTTGTTAACAATTTACGCTCTTATTACTTATATGGTACGATTGAGTTTCAAATGGCTGATCGATTACGTACAGAGTAAACGTATGGATAATTTGATTGACAAGTCAAGCAATTTGTTGAATAGATCGACGAAATTAATAGACCGATCGTCGTCAACGAAGAAAAAGAAGTTATAA